Proteins found in one Bartonella krasnovii genomic segment:
- a CDS encoding glutamine synthetase family protein: protein MAVKNGKQMKKKSSKPVCGFLKNLRGVRNWEQVSQWLAFRNVEDIECITPDQAGVPRGKMMLSKKFTSETSLALPSAVFVATISGDYPEDGHGFEYPKADGDLRLEPDLSTLSIVPWEDAPTAQVICDLVYQNGQVVDYTPRNVLRKVIDFYTKMGLKPVVSPEIEFYLVEKNPDPDYPLVPPVGRSGRSIGGGQGYSIAGVNEFDEFIDDIYHFSEAQGLEIDTLIHEEGAGQFEINLRHGDPIELADQVFMFKRTIREAALKHNMYATFMAKPIQGQPGSAMHIHQSVVDKKTGMNIFTQKDGEESVCFRHFIGGLQRHMAGALVMLAPYVNSYRRLMPDISAPVNLRWGYDNRTTAFRVPRSAPQARRVENRLPSSDTNPYLALAASLACGLIGLQQKLEPDEPTTSNVNADNIELPRGLIEAVNLFEQDTAIRAILGDVFVSTYAAIKRQEFETFMEVISPWEREYLLLNV, encoded by the coding sequence ATGGCTGTAAAAAATGGTAAACAAATGAAAAAAAAGAGCTCTAAGCCTGTTTGTGGTTTTCTTAAAAATTTACGAGGTGTAAGAAATTGGGAGCAAGTTTCGCAGTGGCTCGCTTTCCGTAATGTAGAAGATATTGAATGTATTACGCCTGATCAAGCAGGAGTACCCCGCGGCAAGATGATGCTTTCTAAAAAATTTACCTCGGAAACATCATTGGCATTACCTTCAGCGGTTTTTGTCGCAACAATCTCAGGAGATTATCCTGAAGATGGTCATGGTTTTGAATATCCCAAAGCAGATGGTGATCTACGCCTTGAACCTGATTTGTCTACATTAAGTATTGTACCATGGGAAGATGCCCCCACAGCACAAGTGATTTGTGATCTTGTCTATCAAAATGGACAGGTTGTGGATTACACACCACGAAATGTTTTACGAAAAGTCATTGATTTTTATACGAAAATGGGACTAAAGCCTGTTGTTTCACCGGAAATTGAGTTTTATTTGGTAGAAAAAAATCCTGATCCTGATTATCCTTTAGTTCCTCCAGTTGGTCGTTCTGGACGTTCAATTGGTGGGGGGCAGGGCTATTCGATTGCCGGTGTGAATGAGTTTGATGAGTTCATTGATGATATTTATCATTTTTCGGAAGCACAAGGGTTGGAGATTGATACACTCATTCATGAGGAAGGGGCAGGTCAGTTTGAAATAAATTTACGCCATGGTGATCCCATCGAATTAGCTGATCAAGTTTTTATGTTTAAACGAACAATTCGTGAAGCAGCACTAAAGCATAATATGTATGCCACTTTTATGGCCAAGCCTATTCAAGGGCAGCCAGGTTCTGCGATGCATATTCATCAATCAGTTGTTGATAAGAAGACGGGTATGAACATTTTTACACAAAAGGATGGTGAAGAAAGTGTCTGTTTTCGTCATTTTATTGGTGGATTACAAAGGCATATGGCAGGAGCACTTGTAATGCTTGCACCTTATGTAAATTCTTATCGACGTCTTATGCCTGATATTTCAGCACCTGTTAATTTGCGATGGGGATATGACAACCGTACCACAGCGTTTCGTGTCCCTCGTTCTGCTCCTCAAGCACGACGTGTTGAAAATAGGCTTCCCTCATCAGATACTAATCCTTATTTAGCGCTTGCGGCTTCTTTAGCTTGCGGTCTCATTGGATTACAGCAAAAGCTTGAACCCGATGAGCCAACAACAAGTAATGTGAATGCTGATAACATTGAATTACCGCGTGGCCTTATTGAAGCGGTCAATTTATTTGAACAAGATACAGCGATACGTGCTATTCTAGGAGATGTGTTTGTCAGTACTTATGCTGCAATCAAACGTCAAGAGTTTGAAACTTTTATGGAAGTAATTAGCCCGTGGGAGCGCGAATATCTCTTGCTTAATGTCTAA
- a CDS encoding NAD(P)/FAD-dependent oxidoreductase has translation MIGSNPISPGLSWYEDTLKERPSYPSFCEDRKCDVVIIGGGLTGLSAAYHLANTGVDVVLFEASRFGDGASGRNGGQLGTGQRQWVETLEKKYGFERSKVLFDLAEEAKKDILSLCAMPDCQCDFMVGQLSVTHKRRELLSYQHHIETMQRYGYHALTFMDRAETSRRLGSSFYCGGIYDAGTGHINPLKLTVGLAKRAKNAGAKLYEKTQVTTVKSKGAHWTVITEKGSITAEYVLLATNGYKLGLQHFVQKNIVSIRSYIGATEPLPKNSSILMRGESVDDSRFMVRYFRKSIDNRLLFGGVESYNNKNPINLEKRIKRQIAEIYPQLHSINLTHRWGATVAITVERMPYVRQLFSKMTYCGGYSGHGVTLAPFMGKLYAEWLTGNHERFAHFQNLKISSFPGGSILRYPFIFLAMRWFSLMDHF, from the coding sequence ATGATTGGCTCTAATCCAATTTCTCCAGGACTTTCTTGGTATGAAGATACTTTAAAAGAACGCCCCTCTTATCCTTCGTTTTGTGAAGATAGAAAATGTGACGTGGTCATTATTGGGGGTGGATTGACAGGCCTTTCAGCTGCTTATCATTTAGCGAACACTGGAGTAGATGTTGTTTTATTTGAAGCTTCACGTTTTGGTGATGGGGCTTCAGGGCGCAATGGTGGACAATTGGGAACAGGGCAACGGCAATGGGTCGAAACATTAGAGAAAAAATATGGTTTTGAGCGCAGTAAAGTGTTATTTGATTTAGCAGAAGAAGCTAAAAAGGATATTTTATCTTTATGTGCGATGCCTGATTGCCAATGCGATTTTATGGTAGGACAGCTTTCTGTAACCCATAAAAGGCGTGAGCTTCTCTCTTATCAACACCATATTGAAACGATGCAGCGTTATGGCTATCACGCGCTTACCTTTATGGATAGGGCTGAAACATCTAGGCGACTTGGATCGTCTTTTTATTGTGGTGGTATTTATGATGCGGGTACCGGCCATATAAACCCCTTAAAATTGACTGTTGGGCTGGCAAAAAGAGCTAAAAATGCTGGTGCTAAGCTTTATGAGAAGACACAAGTAACAACCGTGAAGAGCAAGGGAGCTCATTGGACAGTAATAACAGAAAAAGGAAGTATAACAGCAGAGTATGTTTTACTCGCAACGAACGGGTATAAACTTGGTTTGCAGCATTTTGTTCAAAAAAATATTGTTTCTATTCGCTCGTATATTGGAGCAACGGAACCATTACCAAAGAACAGTTCAATTCTCATGAGGGGTGAATCAGTTGATGATTCCCGTTTTATGGTTCGCTATTTTCGCAAAAGCATCGATAATCGTCTCTTATTTGGTGGTGTAGAAAGTTACAATAATAAGAATCCTATAAATTTAGAAAAACGTATAAAACGGCAAATTGCTGAAATTTATCCTCAATTACACTCTATCAATTTAACTCATCGTTGGGGGGCAACGGTTGCCATCACGGTTGAACGTATGCCTTATGTTCGCCAACTTTTCTCTAAGATGACTTATTGTGGCGGTTATTCAGGGCATGGCGTTACGCTTGCTCCTTTTATGGGAAAATTATACGCAGAATGGTTGACTGGGAATCATGAACGTTTTGCCCATTTTCAGAACTTAAAGATTTCATCCTTTCCCGGAGGAAGCATTTTGCGTTATCCGTTTATATTTTTAGCAATGCGTTGGTTTTCTTTAATGGACCATTTTTAA
- the zwf gene encoding glucose-6-phosphate dehydrogenase: MVSKIIPVSPFDCIVFGGNGDLAARKLMPALYHCQCVGQFNEPTRIIGVARSAWSNEEYQNFVRDSLETHIHPKELNSTELHRFLARLIYVSVDVTSNQGWQDLALVLSQDSTDIRAFYLAVGSSLFSDIAMKLGKSNLVTPQTRIIIEKPIGRDVKTAISLNDAFASVCNEDQIFRIDHYLGKETVQNLMALRFVNTLYEPLWNSNYIDHVQITVAESLGLEGRAEYYESAGALRDMVQNHMLQLLCLVAMEIPFTNRANAVRDEKLKVLHSLTPLDVYNVAQHTVRGQYLSGVLNGISVGSYLDDLGKKVSKSETFVALKVTINNWRWANTPFYLRTGKRMSTRMSEIVVVFKSIPHNIFNVDSDEIFSNRLVIRLQPDEGVKQWLMIKDPGSGGMRFRHIPLDMSFASAFSQRNPDAYERLLMDVIRGDQTLFMRRDEVEAAWHWIDPIIEGWQAIKQPVHGYSAGSWGPPASTILMERDGRIWNNLV; encoded by the coding sequence ATGGTAAGTAAAATTATTCCAGTCTCTCCCTTTGATTGTATAGTTTTTGGTGGTAATGGTGATTTAGCAGCGCGCAAACTTATGCCTGCTCTCTATCATTGTCAGTGTGTTGGGCAATTTAATGAGCCCACGCGTATTATTGGGGTTGCGCGCTCTGCGTGGAGTAATGAAGAATATCAAAATTTTGTTCGGGATTCTTTAGAAACACATATTCATCCCAAAGAACTCAATTCAACTGAACTCCATCGTTTTCTTGCGCGTTTGATTTATGTTTCTGTTGATGTTACCTCAAATCAAGGGTGGCAAGATCTTGCGCTGGTATTGTCACAAGATTCAACGGATATTCGAGCTTTTTATTTGGCTGTTGGTTCGTCACTTTTTTCTGATATTGCGATGAAGTTGGGGAAAAGCAATTTGGTGACGCCACAAACAAGAATTATCATTGAAAAACCTATTGGCCGTGATGTAAAAACAGCCATTTCGCTTAACGATGCATTTGCAAGTGTTTGTAATGAAGATCAAATCTTTCGCATTGATCATTATCTTGGCAAGGAAACTGTTCAAAATCTGATGGCATTGCGATTTGTGAATACACTTTATGAGCCGTTATGGAATTCCAATTATATTGATCATGTTCAAATAACGGTTGCTGAGTCTTTAGGTTTGGAAGGGCGTGCAGAATATTATGAAAGTGCAGGTGCACTACGCGATATGGTGCAAAACCATATGTTGCAATTGCTCTGTTTGGTGGCGATGGAAATACCATTTACGAATAGAGCAAATGCTGTGCGTGATGAAAAATTGAAAGTTTTGCATTCTTTAACGCCTCTTGATGTTTACAATGTAGCTCAACATACTGTACGTGGGCAGTATCTTTCTGGTGTCTTGAATGGTATTTCTGTGGGATCTTATCTTGATGATCTGGGGAAAAAAGTAAGTAAAAGCGAAACATTTGTAGCACTTAAAGTTACAATTAATAATTGGCGCTGGGCGAATACGCCTTTTTATTTACGAACTGGTAAGCGCATGTCCACGCGGATGTCTGAAATTGTAGTTGTTTTCAAATCCATTCCACATAATATTTTTAATGTGGATTCGGATGAGATTTTTTCTAATCGGCTTGTTATTCGTCTCCAGCCTGATGAAGGCGTCAAACAATGGTTGATGATTAAGGATCCAGGTTCTGGTGGTATGCGATTTCGTCATATACCCTTGGATATGAGTTTTGCTTCCGCATTTTCTCAGCGTAATCCTGATGCTTATGAACGTTTATTGATGGATGTTATTCGTGGCGATCAAACACTCTTTATGCGTCGTGACGAAGTTGAAGCGGCTTGGCATTGGATTGATCCTATTATCGAGGGATGGCAAGCAATAAAGCAACCTGTTCATGGTTATAGTGCTGGTTCATGGGGGCCACCTGCTTCGACAATTTTAATGGAACGTGATGGACGTATATGGAATAATTTAGTTTAG
- the pgl gene encoding 6-phosphogluconolactonase — protein MHGMNIDRLNFETPTTLALALADRVAAELSIAVLERKRAILAVSGGKTPELFFHYLSKADIDWQNIIITLVDERFVPAHHERSNEHMVQRYLLQNCAVKARFIGLYHKARTVELAAFSAASRVNTLPKPFDVVVLGMGVDGHTASFFPDADRLKQALDLRTQALVLPLHAKSAFEPRLSLTLPVIMQSRCIILHFEGFQKRDCFEEACQDGSEIEMPIRAILRNSPHLVQVYWSPAENEISESECERQGE, from the coding sequence ATGCATGGAATGAATATTGACCGTTTAAATTTTGAAACACCCACGACTCTTGCTTTAGCGTTGGCTGACCGTGTTGCAGCAGAGCTTAGTATAGCTGTTCTTGAGAGAAAACGCGCGATTTTAGCGGTTTCTGGTGGAAAAACACCAGAATTGTTTTTTCATTATTTATCAAAGGCTGATATTGACTGGCAAAATATTATCATCACTTTGGTTGATGAACGCTTTGTACCTGCTCACCATGAGCGTTCAAATGAACATATGGTACAGCGTTATTTGTTACAAAATTGTGCTGTAAAAGCGCGTTTTATAGGACTTTATCATAAGGCACGCACCGTTGAACTTGCGGCTTTTTCAGCAGCAAGCCGTGTTAATACTTTACCTAAACCCTTTGATGTTGTTGTTTTAGGAATGGGGGTTGATGGACATACGGCTTCCTTTTTTCCTGATGCTGATCGTTTAAAGCAAGCACTTGATCTTCGAACACAAGCACTTGTTTTACCACTTCATGCCAAGAGTGCTTTTGAACCAAGGCTCTCACTAACTTTGCCAGTTATTATGCAATCTCGTTGTATTATTCTCCATTTTGAAGGTTTTCAGAAACGCGATTGTTTTGAAGAAGCTTGTCAAGATGGATCTGAAATAGAAATGCCGATTCGAGCAATTTTGCGTAATTCCCCTCATCTTGTGCAGGTTTATTGGTCACCTGCAGAAAATGAAATAAGTGAATCAGAATGTGAGAGACAAGGGGAATAG
- the edd gene encoding phosphogluconate dehydratase codes for MALSKTIATVTRRIYERSLPTREIYLERIANAQSHRPKRSFLGCANQAHGFAACGAIDKERLKGNIVGNIGIITAYNDILSAHQPFEKFPHLIKEAARMVGGVAQVAGGVPAMCDGVTQGNAGMELSLFSREVIAMATAISLSHDVFDAALYLGVCDKIIPGLMIGALTFGHLPGIFIPAGPMTSGQGNDEKAKIRQLYAENKIDRQTLLESEARSYHGPGTCTFYGTANSNQVILEMMGLHMPGASFVNANTPLRDALTKEATKRVLEMTDIGDHYRPLGMIIDERSFVNAIVGLNATGGSTNHTIHLIAMAAACGIQLTWHDIAEISSVVPLLARIYPNGLADINHFHAAGGIGFVIRELIEAGLVHEDISTVYGKDLNAYAIEAKLSADGCVVREPALKESGDHKVLAGWKKPFQPDGGLRVLSGDLGTAIIKVSSVKPEYWQIKAPVLVFNDQEELKKSFQSRALHDKDFIAVIRYQGPKANGMPELHKLTTILGVLQDRGQRVALITDGRMSGASGKIPAAIHVTPEALDNGPIARLQDGDIVFLDVHRGKLTLLEDLEKFNARTITPPDLSKNEQGVGRELFRVFRQSVNRADQGASVFMA; via the coding sequence ATGGCACTTTCCAAGACAATTGCCACAGTTACACGAAGGATTTATGAACGCTCTCTACCTACACGAGAAATTTATTTAGAACGCATCGCGAACGCACAAAGCCATCGTCCCAAGCGGAGTTTTTTGGGATGCGCTAATCAGGCTCATGGTTTTGCTGCTTGTGGAGCAATAGACAAAGAGCGTTTGAAGGGAAATATCGTTGGAAATATTGGTATTATCACGGCCTATAACGATATACTTTCAGCGCATCAACCTTTTGAAAAGTTTCCTCACTTAATTAAAGAAGCAGCTCGTATGGTTGGTGGTGTTGCGCAGGTAGCAGGAGGTGTTCCTGCGATGTGTGATGGTGTGACACAGGGAAATGCGGGAATGGAGCTTTCCCTTTTTTCGCGTGAAGTGATTGCAATGGCGACAGCGATAAGCTTATCACACGATGTTTTTGATGCTGCACTGTATCTTGGGGTTTGTGATAAAATTATACCTGGTCTCATGATCGGCGCACTAACATTTGGTCACTTACCAGGAATTTTTATACCCGCTGGTCCTATGACAAGTGGTCAAGGCAATGATGAAAAAGCAAAAATACGTCAACTTTACGCGGAAAATAAAATAGATCGCCAAACTTTGTTAGAATCAGAAGCTCGTTCTTATCATGGACCAGGAACATGCACATTTTATGGAACAGCTAATTCCAATCAGGTGATATTGGAAATGATGGGGCTACATATGCCGGGTGCTTCTTTTGTCAATGCAAATACACCGTTGCGTGATGCTCTAACAAAAGAAGCGACAAAGCGTGTACTTGAAATGACCGATATCGGTGATCATTATAGACCACTTGGTATGATCATTGATGAGCGTTCTTTTGTGAACGCTATTGTAGGATTAAATGCGACAGGAGGTTCTACCAACCATACGATTCATTTGATTGCCATGGCTGCTGCCTGCGGTATTCAATTAACATGGCATGATATTGCAGAAATTTCGTCAGTTGTCCCTCTTTTAGCGCGGATTTACCCCAATGGTTTAGCTGATATTAATCATTTTCACGCAGCTGGTGGTATAGGATTTGTCATTCGCGAGCTCATTGAGGCGGGTTTAGTGCATGAAGATATTTCTACAGTTTATGGTAAAGATCTCAATGCTTATGCCATTGAAGCAAAGCTTTCTGCTGATGGCTGTGTGGTACGTGAACCGGCCCTCAAGGAAAGTGGTGATCATAAGGTGTTAGCAGGGTGGAAAAAACCATTTCAGCCTGACGGTGGTCTTCGTGTTTTATCGGGAGATTTGGGAACAGCTATTATAAAAGTTTCATCCGTTAAACCAGAATATTGGCAAATTAAAGCACCAGTCCTTGTCTTTAATGATCAAGAGGAGCTCAAAAAATCTTTTCAATCTAGAGCATTACATGATAAAGATTTTATTGCTGTTATTCGCTACCAAGGACCAAAAGCCAATGGGATGCCAGAGCTTCATAAATTAACCACTATTTTAGGCGTTTTACAAGATCGCGGTCAAAGGGTAGCATTGATAACGGATGGCCGTATGTCCGGAGCATCAGGAAAAATTCCCGCTGCCATACATGTGACACCAGAAGCTTTGGATAATGGCCCTATTGCGCGGTTGCAAGATGGTGACATTGTTTTCCTCGATGTTCATAGGGGTAAATTAACTCTTTTAGAGGATTTAGAAAAATTTAATGCGCGAACAATCACACCTCCTGATCTTTCAAAAAATGAACAAGGTGTTGGACGTGAACTCTTTCGTGTTTTCCGTCAATCGGTTAATCGTGCAGACCAAGGGGCATCTGTTTTTATGGCATGA
- the folD gene encoding bifunctional methylenetetrahydrofolate dehydrogenase/methenyltetrahydrofolate cyclohydrolase FolD has translation MSNIIDGKKLAEEIIEKVKAETTKLRNNYNIQPSIAVVIVGDDPASQVYVSSKNKKAEECGFLSIKHAMSKETQEKELLQLIATLNSDPKIHGILVQLPLPAHINTNRITQAVSFQKDVDGFHYVNVGKLTANALDDAIIPCTPAGAMMMIEQQCGQDLSGLDAVVVGRSNIVGKPMAALLTAANATVTIAHSRTRDLDDVCRSADILVAAVGRPQMIKKDWVKNGAIVIDVGINRIAAPEKGIGKTRLVGDVDFENVKEKAAAITPVPGGVGPMTIAMLMVNTLKAAARLHNLPIPKF, from the coding sequence ATGAGTAATATTATTGACGGAAAAAAACTTGCTGAAGAGATTATTGAGAAAGTTAAGGCTGAAACAACAAAACTCCGCAATAACTATAATATACAACCTAGCATCGCTGTCGTTATCGTTGGAGACGATCCTGCAAGCCAAGTCTATGTCTCCTCAAAAAATAAAAAAGCTGAAGAATGTGGGTTTCTTTCAATCAAACATGCCATGTCCAAAGAAACGCAAGAAAAAGAGCTCCTTCAACTTATTGCAACTTTAAATTCTGATCCAAAAATTCATGGTATTTTGGTACAGCTGCCTCTCCCCGCCCATATCAATACAAACCGCATAACACAAGCCGTTTCTTTCCAAAAAGATGTTGATGGTTTCCATTATGTCAATGTCGGAAAACTCACAGCAAATGCACTTGATGATGCTATTATTCCCTGCACACCAGCTGGTGCTATGATGATGATTGAACAACAATGTGGACAAGACTTATCTGGACTTGATGCTGTTGTTGTTGGACGTTCTAATATTGTTGGAAAACCTATGGCTGCCCTTTTAACAGCAGCCAATGCTACTGTGACAATTGCCCATAGTCGTACCCGTGACCTTGATGATGTATGTCGGAGTGCCGATATTCTCGTAGCGGCTGTAGGCCGTCCTCAAATGATTAAAAAAGACTGGGTAAAAAATGGTGCAATTGTTATTGATGTTGGTATTAACCGCATTGCTGCACCAGAAAAAGGTATAGGAAAAACGCGTCTTGTTGGAGACGTCGATTTTGAAAATGTAAAAGAAAAAGCTGCTGCAATTACCCCTGTTCCAGGAGGTGTTGGACCAATGACAATTGCTATGCTTATGGTTAATACACTCAAAGCCGCTGCCCGACTACACAATCTTCCTATACCAAAATTCTAA
- a CDS encoding AsmA family protein: MRIRIIKFLSGIFIIIIFLFGVGILVLPYLVSTDVIRVRLAQELSTWTGYNVQLRDPPRLNLFPYPRALLSGVTLTSKMDDVAPLMEAESIEVDLSVVDLLWGRVSFSETRIMRPQFAMEKPVKTMADFFDRFSRSQGALGLAIRKAREILKQNPDHPEIEHLLKQPFGRVVIKNGALVYQDSLSGVAEKITGLNATLDWSESTQEIRLRADARWHGEFTKLSIDAAQALLLLAGGKSQIKATLNSVRGGITFTGQARLSEYYIFDGKVSMRSPGWNQTVSWFGGKQFWGHKLKAPIVWESHFLARPMHIQMNNVTFTIGKDNARGALELDFQDYVPNVMGSLAFDNLDFNLLGSMFSSVKKKNSFFDMALFDRIGVDIRLSAPQAKIENILLTDLAAAIQIKNGYGIFDLGHANIWGGSVQSNIEVTPAGQKIRIGGNISGSSIDTQEALEALGFMPFVQSKTNFTATIQTLVGSWMEVFTKMQGRLTLKMSSGRLLGYDLNELQTKLSRKQPFLLKNNDSVSTNFDHWDIQTSFSAATIKITESLMRTTDLSLSIQGGGTTALAQGQQSELILQAQLQKNHRSETLCKDVQCLANSLVCPFTFSLSSKGQDHGNFLITKDIDTD, from the coding sequence GTGCGCATCAGAATAATAAAATTTTTGAGCGGAATTTTTATTATAATTATCTTTTTATTTGGGGTGGGGATTCTTGTTTTACCTTATCTTGTCTCTACAGATGTGATTCGTGTTCGTTTAGCGCAAGAGCTGAGTACATGGACAGGTTATAATGTGCAATTGCGTGATCCACCGCGTTTAAATCTTTTTCCTTACCCTAGAGCATTGCTTTCCGGTGTTACTTTAACATCAAAAATGGATGATGTTGCGCCATTAATGGAAGCTGAATCAATAGAAGTTGATCTTTCTGTCGTTGATCTTCTTTGGGGACGAGTTTCTTTTTCAGAAACGCGAATTATGCGTCCTCAATTTGCTATGGAAAAGCCCGTTAAAACAATGGCAGATTTTTTTGATCGATTTTCGCGCTCACAAGGTGCTTTAGGATTAGCCATACGCAAGGCGCGTGAAATATTAAAACAAAATCCTGATCATCCAGAGATAGAACACCTTTTAAAACAACCTTTTGGACGGGTTGTCATTAAAAATGGTGCTCTTGTGTATCAAGATAGCCTTTCAGGGGTAGCGGAAAAAATCACAGGATTAAATGCGACTTTAGATTGGTCAGAATCGACTCAAGAAATACGGTTGCGTGCAGATGCTCGTTGGCACGGAGAGTTTACAAAATTGTCCATTGATGCTGCACAAGCATTGTTGCTTCTGGCAGGAGGAAAAAGTCAAATTAAGGCAACTCTTAATTCTGTACGAGGGGGAATAACTTTTACAGGACAGGCGCGGTTATCTGAATATTATATTTTTGACGGAAAGGTATCGATGCGTTCTCCGGGATGGAATCAGACTGTGTCTTGGTTTGGAGGGAAACAATTTTGGGGACATAAATTAAAAGCCCCTATTGTCTGGGAATCTCATTTTTTAGCGCGTCCAATGCATATCCAAATGAACAACGTTACATTTACGATAGGAAAAGACAATGCACGTGGGGCTTTGGAACTTGACTTTCAAGATTATGTACCAAATGTCATGGGTTCTTTAGCATTTGATAACCTAGACTTTAATCTTTTGGGCTCAATGTTTTCTTCAGTTAAAAAGAAAAATTCATTCTTTGATATGGCGCTTTTTGATCGTATTGGAGTGGATATACGACTTTCTGCGCCTCAAGCCAAAATAGAAAATATTTTACTCACAGATTTAGCTGCTGCGATACAAATAAAAAATGGGTATGGAATTTTTGATCTTGGACATGCAAATATTTGGGGTGGATCCGTTCAAAGTAATATTGAAGTTACGCCGGCTGGGCAGAAAATCCGTATTGGAGGAAATATTTCAGGATCTTCTATTGATACACAGGAGGCTTTAGAAGCTTTAGGATTTATGCCATTTGTACAGAGCAAAACAAATTTTACCGCAACGATACAAACACTTGTGGGTTCTTGGATGGAAGTTTTTACAAAAATGCAGGGTAGATTAACACTAAAGATGTCTTCTGGTCGGCTTTTAGGGTATGATTTGAATGAATTACAAACAAAACTTTCAAGAAAACAACCATTTCTTTTAAAAAATAATGATTCCGTCTCTACAAATTTTGATCACTGGGATATTCAGACAAGCTTTTCAGCAGCTACGATAAAGATAACAGAATCATTGATGCGTACAACAGACTTGAGTTTATCCATACAGGGGGGGGGTACAACTGCTCTTGCTCAAGGACAGCAGAGCGAATTGATATTACAGGCACAATTGCAAAAAAATCATAGATCAGAGACTTTATGTAAAGATGTTCAATGTCTTGCTAACAGCCTTGTATGTCCTTTTACATTTTCTCTGAGCTCTAAAGGACAAGATCATGGTAATTTTTTGATTACAAAAGACATTGATACAGATTAA
- a CDS encoding 16S rRNA (uracil(1498)-N(3))-methyltransferase: protein MRINYKLKRLFIRQTLALNEEIKIEGAQAFYLVHVLRMKEGAEILLFNGQDGEWLARLTLVKKKFVLVQLIHQERLQTTHSSLIYCFAPLKNARLDYMVQKAVEMGVSILQPVITHHTQVTRINMARMEANVIEASEQCGILSLPKCVSALSLAELLASWDETQPLFFCDEEYQSHNPLSPFKKCDVIAPGILIGPEGGFSEEERSFLKKHPFVVSISLGPRILRADTAAVAALALLNATVGDWSMD, encoded by the coding sequence ATGCGCATAAACTATAAACTTAAAAGATTATTTATCCGACAGACATTGGCTTTGAATGAAGAAATAAAGATAGAAGGAGCACAAGCTTTTTATCTTGTGCATGTTTTGCGGATGAAAGAAGGGGCAGAAATTCTACTTTTTAATGGACAGGATGGTGAGTGGCTTGCTAGACTTACTCTTGTTAAGAAAAAATTTGTTTTGGTTCAGCTTATTCATCAAGAAAGATTACAAACGACGCATTCCAGTCTTATTTACTGCTTTGCTCCACTCAAAAACGCGCGGTTGGATTATATGGTGCAAAAAGCTGTTGAAATGGGGGTATCGATTTTGCAGCCTGTTATAACGCATCATACACAGGTTACGCGTATCAATATGGCGCGTATGGAAGCCAATGTTATTGAAGCTTCTGAACAATGTGGTATTTTATCTCTTCCTAAATGTGTATCAGCTCTATCATTAGCAGAGCTTTTAGCAAGTTGGGATGAGACACAGCCTTTATTCTTTTGTGATGAAGAGTATCAATCGCATAATCCATTATCTCCTTTTAAAAAGTGTGATGTTATAGCACCTGGTATTCTTATTGGACCAGAAGGTGGATTTAGTGAAGAAGAGCGGAGCTTTTTAAAAAAGCATCCTTTTGTGGTCTCGATATCATTAGGTCCACGCATTTTACGCGCTGATACTGCCGCTGTTGCGGCTTTGGCTCTTCTTAATGCTACTGTGGGGGATTGGTCAATGGATTGA